The genome window CAGCGAGGCTCGGTGGTGGTGCTGTATAACAGCGTCAGCGACGAGGGGTACGAGAAGCTCCGCGACGTCGACCCCGAGACGCTCGGCTTCAAGCCGGAATACGACATTGCCGTGTCGACGGTCGCCGAGGAATATGCCGCCATCATGGACGGGCTCAAGGAGGCCGGTTTCCAGGCCCGGGAAGTGAACCTGGCCGAGGATATCAAGCAGCTGGAGCGGCTGGTGCGGCGCAATCCGCCTGACGCGGTGTTCAACCTCGTGGAGGGGTTCCACGACGACGCCGACCTCGAACCGGCCATCGCCGGGTTCCTCGACCTCTACCGGATCCCGTACACCGGCGCGCCGCCGATTGCCCTCGCCAACTGCCGCCGCAAGGGGCTGATGAAGCAGCTGCTCCTGGCCAACGGCGTCCCGACCCCCAAGTTTCTCCAGTTGAACAAGCCCAAGATCGCGGTGCGGCACGGGCTGCACTACCCGCTCATCATCAAGCCGGCCCGTGAGGACGCCAGCGCCGGTGTGGACGAGAAGAGCGTGGTGTACGACCGGGCGGAACTGCTTGCCCAGCTGGAACGGGTCTTCGACGAGTTCGACCCGCCGATCCTGGTCGAGGAGTTCATCGAGGGACGGGAGTTCCATGTCGGCGTGCTTGGGAATGATCCGGGAGAGGTGCTTCCTCCCCTGGAGTATGACTTTTCCGAGCTGCCCGACGATCAGCCGTCGGTGATCAGTTACGCGGCCAAGTGGGACCCGCTGGCCGAAGTGTTCCACCGCGTGGCGGCGCATTGTCCCGCCGACATGAGCAAGCGGCTCGCGAAGAAGATCGAGGATGTGGCGCTGCGGGCGTACCGCGTGTCCGGGTGCCGGGACTACGCCAGGCTGGACCTCCGGGTCTCGGCGGACAACCACGTCTACGTGCTCGAGGTGAACCCCAATCCGGACCTCACCGAGGGGGTGTCGTTCATGCACTCGGCCGAGGTGGCGGGCTATTCGTTCTCGAAAACCCTGCGGAAGATCGTGGAGATGGCGATGGCCCGCACTCCCGAGCCGCCGCCCGTGGGCTGACCCTCACTTCACGCTCGGCCTTTTCTGTGTATATTGCGGGGATTCGTTCCAAGGCGGGACGCAGGGCGATCCCAGTGGCAGGTGGCCCAGAGTGTCGATGAAGCAGGCGGCGACGATTAACGTCGCCATCGAGATCCATAACTCACCCATCGAAGGAGCAGGATATGCGTAGCATGAAGGGAACGCTGTTTGCGGCCGTGGCGCTCGTGGCGCTGGCCGGATGCTCGAAGGAAAAGGCTCCCGAGGCCATGCCGGAAGCGGCTGCCCCGGCGCCCGCCGCAGGCCCGACCGTCTCAAGCCCGCCGAGCGCGGCGACGACGGCCATGGCCACCGCGCCGGCCGCCCCGAGCTCCGCCACGATGGCCAATAGCATCTCCAGCGGCCCGCTGAGCGAGAGCACCGCCCAGGCCGGCGATGCCGGCGACTCCTCGTGGGTCGCCCAGATTGACGTGGACGGCGACGGCACCATGGAAGACGGCACCTTCCTGTGGGATGACGAGGTCAAGATTCTCTACATTGCCGTCGACGACGATGAGGTCTGCGCCGACGGTGGCACCGTCCAGGCCAACACCCTGACCGCGCTCTTCGCGACCGGCAATGCCGCCGGCGCCCCGGTCGGTTCCGGCTGGACCGCCACCTACCTCGACGCCACCGAGTGCGGCGCTGCCGAGCCCGTCCTCTGGGGCGAGCGGTTCGACGCCAATGGCAACGTGACCGAGGCCGGCGAGGCGATGATCTCCCCGAGCACCGGCGACCTGGTCATCAACGTGGTGGCCACCGATTCGGCCGCGACGGCGAACGGCATGTAAGCAGGGCCGTGGGCGGCTGCGCCGCCCATGATCTCAGCAGAGCCCCGCTCGGGTACGTCCCGGGCGGGGCTCTGTCATTCCTGCCCTGTGGCGGTCCTCCCCCGGACCGCAACGACCGCGGATGTGGAGAACAGGACGAGCGTCGCAACCATTACTTGAGGTGTGAACCCCTAACCCTTGATATTATAACACGATCCACGCATCTTTGGCCGGTGCCTCTATGGGCTCGACTGCTCTGACATCAGGACAGGTGGATGATTCGCGTAAACGCAGTGCAGCCCGAATCACTGGGTGAGGAACTCGGGCTGGCGGTCGGGACGGAACTGCTTTCCGTCAACGGCCGCAGCTTGGAGGATTTTCTCGACTGGGAATTCCTGACCGCCGAGGACGCGTTCACACTGCTTGTCCGCCAGCCGGACGGCCAGGAAATCGAGTTTGATATCGAGCGGCCCGAAGGGCTGCCGATGGGGCTGGGGCTCGAGCCTCCCCGGATCCGGCGCTGCGCGAACCGCTGCGACTTCTGCTTCGTGGATGGCCTCCCCACCGGACTGCGCGACACCCTCTACATCCGCGACGACGACTACCGGCTCTCCTTCCGGTACGGCAATTTTGCCACGCTGACCAACCTGAAACAGCGCGATGTCGACCGGATCATCGAGTACCGACTCTCGCCGCTGTACGTCTCGGTCCACGCGACCGATCCGACCGTGCGGCGGTGGCTCCTCCGGAACCCCACCGCGCCCGACATCCTTGAGCAGCTGCGCGGCTTCGCCGGGCACGGGATCCAGTTCCACACCCAGATCGTGATGTCCCCCGGGGTCAACGACGGGGAGGTGCTGGAGCGGTCCCTCAACGACCTGTACGCCTTCGGGGGCTCGGTGCTGAGCGTGTCCGTGGTGCCGGTCGGACTCACGGAATTCAGCAAGCATCACCTGGTGCGGGAGCCGACCGAGGCCGAGTGCGCCGCCGCCGTACGGCTGGTGGAGCGGCACGCGGCGGTCGCGCGGGCCGAGCGGGGAATCGCCTGGTGCCTTGGCGCGGACGAGCTGTATCTCCGCGCCGGCCTTCCGCTCCCCGGTCCCGAGGCGTACGACGACTTCGACCAGGTGGAGAACGGCGTCGGTTCCGTCCGCTACCTGCAGGCCCGGATCCAGGAGGGGGCAGGGGAGCTGGGCCACTTGGCCGGCAAGCGCATCGGCGTGCTGACCGGGACCTCCATGGGGGCGCTGATGCCGCAGGTGCTCGCGCCACTGACGGAGGCCACCGGCGCCACCTTCGAGTTGATCGTGCTGGAGAACACGCTGTTCGGGAAGACGGTCACCACGGCGGGGCTGCTGCCGGGGGCCGCCTTCCTGAGCGCGCTTCGTGATCGGGACGACCTCGATCTGGCGCTGCTTCCGGCGGAGTCGATCAATGACGACCTGCTGTTCATGGACGATCTGGACGCCCACGACTTGCAGGCCCAGGTCCCGGTCAAGATTCGCTTTTCCCACCATTTCACGGACGCGCTGGCCGCGCCGGTGCCCGCATGAACATGCCGACCGTCGCCGTGGTGGGGCGCCCCAATGTGGGAAAGTCCACCCTCTTTAACCGGCTCATCGGTGGGCGGCGCGCGATCGTCTCCGACCAGGCGGGCACCACCCGCGACCGGCACTTCGGCACGGCGGACTGGGGCGGCCGGCGCTTCTGGCTGATCGACACCGGCGGCTTGATGCCGGACTCCAATGACTCGATGGACAAGGCGATCCGAAGGCAGGTGGACCTCGCGGTCGAGCAGTCGGACCTGGTGGTGTTCCTGGTGGACGGGAAGGAAGGCCTCAACCCCGTCGACTCGGAAATCGCCGCGCACCTGCGCCGCGCCAAGCGGCCGGTGCTCCTGGCGGTGAACAAGCTCGACGACCTTCCGGACACCACCGCGCACATGGCGTTCTACAAGCTGGGCCTCGGCGATCCGATCCCGCTCTCCGCCGCGATCGGGAAGGCGAGTGGCGACCTGCTCGATGCGATCGTCGAGCGCCTGCCGGAGCAGCAGGAGGGGGAACTCGACGAGTCCATCAGCGTCGCCGTGGTGGGCCGACCGAATGTCGGCAAGTCCTCGCTCATCAACCGGCTGCTCGGGGAGGACCGGGTGGTGGTGTCGCCGGTGGCAGGCACCACGCGCGACGCGGTGGACTCGGTCTTCCGGGCGCACGGGAAACTGTTCACCCTCATCGACACGGCCGGGCTCCGAAAGAAGGCTCGCGTCCACGAGGACGTCGAGTTCTACTCGACCCTCCGCACCCAGCGCGCGATCGAGC of Gemmatimonadales bacterium contains these proteins:
- the der gene encoding ribosome biogenesis GTPase Der yields the protein MNMPTVAVVGRPNVGKSTLFNRLIGGRRAIVSDQAGTTRDRHFGTADWGGRRFWLIDTGGLMPDSNDSMDKAIRRQVDLAVEQSDLVVFLVDGKEGLNPVDSEIAAHLRRAKRPVLLAVNKLDDLPDTTAHMAFYKLGLGDPIPLSAAIGKASGDLLDAIVERLPEQQEGELDESISVAVVGRPNVGKSSLINRLLGEDRVVVSPVAGTTRDAVDSVFRAHGKLFTLIDTAGLRKKARVHEDVEFYSTLRTQRAIERAQVCVLVVDASLGLHTQDLRIANEAWDRGCGLIIAVNKWDLVKEKDANTARRGEEALRAKAPFLAYVKFVYLSAETGQRVHQLPQEILEVAEARERRIATAEVNRVLEELVQHTNPPQKPGQEVKLLYASQVGTAPPVFAIVCSRPDAIPESYERYLINGFRKAWSFEGSPLRLKFKRRSGRNP
- a CDS encoding DUF512 domain-containing protein; the encoded protein is MIRVNAVQPESLGEELGLAVGTELLSVNGRSLEDFLDWEFLTAEDAFTLLVRQPDGQEIEFDIERPEGLPMGLGLEPPRIRRCANRCDFCFVDGLPTGLRDTLYIRDDDYRLSFRYGNFATLTNLKQRDVDRIIEYRLSPLYVSVHATDPTVRRWLLRNPTAPDILEQLRGFAGHGIQFHTQIVMSPGVNDGEVLERSLNDLYAFGGSVLSVSVVPVGLTEFSKHHLVREPTEAECAAAVRLVERHAAVARAERGIAWCLGADELYLRAGLPLPGPEAYDDFDQVENGVGSVRYLQARIQEGAGELGHLAGKRIGVLTGTSMGALMPQVLAPLTEATGATFELIVLENTLFGKTVTTAGLLPGAAFLSALRDRDDLDLALLPAESINDDLLFMDDLDAHDLQAQVPVKIRFSHHFTDALAAPVPA
- a CDS encoding ATP-grasp domain-containing protein — its product is MATARQRGSVVVLYNSVSDEGYEKLRDVDPETLGFKPEYDIAVSTVAEEYAAIMDGLKEAGFQAREVNLAEDIKQLERLVRRNPPDAVFNLVEGFHDDADLEPAIAGFLDLYRIPYTGAPPIALANCRRKGLMKQLLLANGVPTPKFLQLNKPKIAVRHGLHYPLIIKPAREDASAGVDEKSVVYDRAELLAQLERVFDEFDPPILVEEFIEGREFHVGVLGNDPGEVLPPLEYDFSELPDDQPSVISYAAKWDPLAEVFHRVAAHCPADMSKRLAKKIEDVALRAYRVSGCRDYARLDLRVSADNHVYVLEVNPNPDLTEGVSFMHSAEVAGYSFSKTLRKIVEMAMARTPEPPPVG